TATCGGTTGGGCAACTACCCGAATCCGTTCAATCCGGAGACGGAGGTGCGGTATGAGGTAGCGCGTGCGGGACACGTGCGGGTGGAGGTGTACAATCTGCTTGGGGTGCGGGTGGCGCGGTTGGTGGATGAGGAGCAGGTGCCTGGGGTGTACCGTGTGCGGTGGGACGGTCGGGATGAGCTGGGGCGACAGGTGGTGTCGGGGGTGTATGTGTGTCGGTTGGTGGCTGGTGAGGTGGTGAAGACGGCTAAGATGGTGTTGGTGCGCTAAGGGGCCGATGCTCACCAGCAACGCATGAGCACCCGAGGGGAGAAGGCCCATGGCTTTCTCCCCTCTTCGTCATGTGGCGAACGGAAGGTGTACTCTTGGTGAAGAGAGTGGTTTTGCGCCGGTTGACAGCTGGTGTGGCCTTGGCAATTCTCCTGTTTTCGTCAACAGGGGTACAAGGCCAGGCTCTGGTGCCAGTGACTTTTCGGCACTACCCGACGTCCACGAGGGTGGTGCGCGCCTTTGTGCCGGGAACGTTCAACAATTGGGGCCCGAACAGCAACGGGCGGATCTACCCTAACGCCCCCTCGCAGATGGAGTATGTCGACTCGCTCGGCTTTTACGTGAAGCGCATCGCTCTGGCTGTGGGCACGACCCAGCAGTACAAGTTCCATGAGCACTATGACCCCTCCGGCGCGCTATGGCAGTGGTTCACCGATCCCCTCAATCCGCGCATCAATTACGCGGACAACAACAATTCCGTGCTGTCTGTGGAGCCGGCGATGGTGTTTGAGCTCTGGCCGCCCAAGGACGCCGTGCTGAGCAATCAGACGCCCACGGTTGTAGCGGCCATATGCGTCGTGCAGGGGGATTCCCTCCTCCTCGACCAGTCGACGGTGAGCGTGGATGGCAGGGTGTGGGGCAGTCTCGCCGGTCGCATGGTGGAGGGGCTGTCTCTTCTCCGCTTTCCCCTGCAGGGGCTGGCGAATGGCGTACATGCGGTGCGCGTGGATGTGCGTACGCTTCAAGGGCGCCACGCGAGTGATTCTACCTTCTTCACCTACGTGGCGGGTGCGGTGTATTTCGAGACGCCCTCTACGGACAGCTGCTGGGCCGGCGCCCGCACTATTCGCTGGCGCACGGCGCCCGGGGTGGTCGCGCGCACGGTGACTCTCCACCAAGTGGGCAGTCACCCG
The DNA window shown above is from Calditrichota bacterium and carries:
- a CDS encoding T9SS type A sorting domain-containing protein, whose product is ASGIHSQFGSIDPVFYSAWDYDNQRPKTGVEVVSREVPREYRLGNYPNPFNPETEVRYEVARAGHVRVEVYNLLGVRVARLVDEEQVPGVYRVRWDGRDELGRQVVSGVYVCRLVAGEVVKTAKMVLVR